GCAGACTGTTGCCAGCCTTGATCGGAGCATTGATGCCCGAGACCAGCTGATCACCAGCGCTCACACCCTTCGGCGCGATGATGTAGCGACGCTCACCGTCGGCATACTTCAGCAGCGCAATGTGCGCAGTACGGTTCGGGTCGTATTCGATACGCTCGACGATGGCGGGAATGCCATCCTTGTTACGACGAAAATCGACCAGACGGTAATGCTGCTTGTGACCACCGCCAATGTGGCGAGTGGTGATACGACCGTTGTTGTTACGGCCGCCAGTCTTCGACTTCTTCTCGAGCAGCGGTGCGTAAGGAGCGCCTTTGTGCAGCTCCTGATTGACCACCTTGACCACAAAACGGCGGCCCGCGGAAGTCGGTTTGCATTTAACGATTGCCATGATGCACCCCTTCCTTACTCAGCACTGCCGGAGAAATCGAGATCCTGGCCTGGCTGAAGAGCGATATAAGCCTTCTTCCAGTCGTTGCGCTTGCCCAGGCCGCGAGCGGTACGCTTGGTCTTGCCCTGAACATTCAGGGTATTGACAGCGGCGACCTTCACGTCGAACAGGCTTTCAACAGCCTTCTTGATTTCCAGCTTGGTTGCGTCGGTAGCAACCTTGAAAACGAATTGCTTCTTGCTGTCAGCCAGCACGGTAGCCTTCTCAGAGACGTGCGGACCAAGCAGGACTTTGAATACGCGTTCCTGGTTCATCCCAGCAGCTCCTCGAATTTCTTCACAGCCGACACGGTGATCAACACCTTGTCATAGGCGATCAGGCTGACCGGATCGGAACCCTGAACATCACGCACATCGACATGCGGCAGGTTGCGCGCAGCGAGGTACAGGTTCTGATCGACAGCATCGGAAACGATCAGCACGTCACTCAGGCCCATGCCATTGAGCTTGCTTGCAAGCACTTTGGTTTTCGGCGCGTCGACGGCGAAATCTTCTACGACAACCAGACGCTCGGAGCGGACCAGCTCAGCAAGGATGGAACGCAGCGCAGCGCGATACATCTTCTTGTTCAGCTTCTGCTCATGATTCTGAGGACGAGCGGCGAAGGTTACGCCACCGCCACGCCAGATCGGGCCACGACTGGTACCAGCACGAGCACGACCAGTGCCCTTCTGGCGCCACGGACGCTTGCCACCACCGGACACATCGGAGCGAGTTTTCTGCTGCTTGCTACCCTGACGACCGCCAGCCATGTAGGCGACGACTGCCTGGTGCACCAGCGTCTCATTGAACTCACCACCAAAGGTGCGATCGGAGACTTCGATGGCCTGTGCGCCATTTACATTCAATTGCATGTGAACTCCCCCTTAACCGCGAGCCTTGGCGGCCGGACGCACGAGCACGTCACCGCCAGTGGCGCCGGGCACTGCACCCTTGACCAAAAGCAGATTCCGCTCAGCATCGACACGCACGATTTCCAGAGACTGCACGGTTACGCGCTCGGCGCCCATGTGCCCGGACATCTTCTTGCCCTTGAATACACGACCTGGAGTCTGGCACTGACCGATAGAGCCCGGGACGCGGTGGGATACGGAGTTACCGTGGGTATTGTCCTGACCACGGAAATTCCAGCGCTTGATGGTACCGGCAAAGCCTTTACCCTTGGACTGACCGGTGACATCCACCATCTGTCCAGCCTGGAAAATCTCGGCATTGATCTGGTCACCAACCTGGAATTCCTCGCCATCGAGGCGGAACTCCCAGACGCCACGACCAGCAGCAACATTCGCCTTAGCGAAGTGACCGGCCTGAGCCTTGGTAACACGGGACGCGCGACGCTCACCGACAGTGACCTGCACTGCACGATAGCCATCGCTCTCTTCATTCTTGAACTGAGTGACGCGATTCGGTTCGATCTCGATGACCGTAACCGGAATAGAGACACCATCCTCGGTGAAAACGCGGGTCATGCCGCATTTACGACCGACTACACCAATAGTCATTTTGAAACCTCTTGAGTGTACGGGGCTTTCACCCGCTATGGCCGCCCATTTCAGAGCGTTACACGACTAAAACTCTCAGGTTTTAGCCGAGGCTGATCTGCACTTCCACACCAGCCGCAAGATCGAGCTTCATCAGCGCATCGACGGTTTTGTCGGTCGGCTGAACAATGTCCAGCACACGCTTGTGGGTTCGGATTTCATACTGATCGCGCGCGTCTTTGTTGACGTGCGGAGAAACCAGCACAGTGAACCGCTCTTTGCGGGTTGGCAGCGGAATCGGACCACGCACCTGAGCACCAGTACGTTTCGCGGTTTCCACGATTTCCTGGGTTGATTGATCGATCAGGCGATGGTCAAAAGCCTTCAACCGAATACGGATTTGTTGGTTTTGCATTTTGACCTCAGACTCCAAGTAGCCACCCTACCAGGCGCAATACCCCCGGTAAAAGGAGGCGCAATTGTACGGATGCGCCCATAGGGTGTCAATAAATGATCAACAATAGAAAAAGGCCCCCGAAGGGGCCTTTTTCATCATCGCCAATTATTACTCGACGATCTTGGCAACCACGCCGGCACCAACGGTACGACCACCTTCGCGAATTGCGAAGCGCAGGCCGTCTTCCATGGCGATCGGCTTGATCAGGGTAACAACCATTTTCACGTTGTCGCCCGGCATTACCATCTCAACGCCTTCCGGCAGTTCGCACGAACCGGTCACGTCGGTGGTACGGAAGTAGAACTGCGGACGATAGCCCTTGAAGAACGGGGTATGACGACCACCCTCTTCCTTGGACAGCACGTACACTTCAGCTTCGAACTTGGTGTGCGGCTTGATGGTGCCCGGCTTGGCCAGTACCTGGCCACGCTCGACGTCATCACGCTTGGTACCACGCAGCAGAACACCGCAGTTCTCGCCAGCACGACCTTCGTCGAGCAGCTTGCGGAACATCTCGACACCGGTACAGGTGGTCTTGGTGGTGTCACGCAGACCAACGATCTCGATTTCTTCCTGGACCTTGACGATGCCACGCTCAACACGACCGGTCACAACGGTACCGCGACCGGAAATGGAGAACACGTCTTCGATCGGCATCAGGAACGGCTTGTCGATGGCGCGAACCGGCTCAGGAATATAGGTATCCAGAGTCTCTACCAGCTTCTTGACCGCAGAAGTGCCCAGCTCGTTGTCGTCTTCGCCATTCAGCGCCATCAGCGCGGAGCCGATGATGATCGGAGTGTCATCACCCGGGAAATCATAGGTGGACAGCAGATCACGAACTTCCATTTCGACCAGCTCGAGCAGCTCGGCGTCGTCGACCATGTCAGCCTTGTTCAGGAACACGACGATGTACGGAACACCAACCTGACGCGACAGCAGGATGTGCTCACGGGTCTGCGGCATGGGGCCGTCAGCAGCGGAGCAAACCAGGATCGCGCCGTCCATCTGGGCAGCACCGGTGATCATGTTCTTCACATAGTCAGCGTGACCCGGGCAATCAACGTGCGCGTAGTGACGGACATTGGAGTCGTACTCTACGTGAGCGGTGTTGATGGTGATACCGCGAGCCTTCTCTTCCGGAGCGCTATCGATCTTGTCGAAGTCGACACGAGCGGAACCGAAAACCTCGGAGCACACACGAGTCAGAGCTGCAGTCAGAGTGGTCTTGCCATGGTCGACGTGACCAATGGTGCCGACGTTGACGTGCGGTTTGTTACGTTCGAACTTTTCCTTAGCCACGACAGTAAACCTCTTACTTAAAGGGCTGAATCAACCTTGTTTTTTGACGAGCGTCTCGACGATATTCGCCGGCGCCTCAGCGTATTTGGAGAATTCCATGGAGTAGCTCGCGCGACCCTGAGACATGGAACGAACATCGGTTGCATAACCGAACATCTCCCCAAGCGGAACCTCAGCACGGATAACCTTGCCGGAAACCGAGTCTTCCATACCCTGGATCAGACCACGACGACGGTTCAGGTCACCCATCACATCGCCCATGTAGTCTTCAGGGGTCACCACCTCGACCTTCATGATCGGCTCAAGCACTTTACCGCCGCCTTTACCGGCCAACTGCTTGGTCGCCATGGAAGCTGCAACCTTGAACGCCATCTCGTTGGAGTCAACGTCATGGTAGGAGCCGTCGAACACGGTAGCCTTCAGGCCGATCAGCGGATAGCCGGCGACAACGCCGTTCTTCATCTGCTCCTCGATACCCTTCTGGATCGCCGGGATGTATTCCTTCGGAACCACACCACCCACCACTTCGTTGGTGAACACCAAGCCTTCAGTGATATTGCCCTTTTCGTCCACATCTGGAGTGGAGAAACGGATCCAGCAATGACCGAACTGACCACGACCACCGGACTGACGAACGAACTTACCTTCGATCTCGACGTTGTCCTTGGTGATGGTTTCGCGGTAGGAAACCTGCGGCTTACCGATGTTGGCTTCGACGTTGAACTCGCGACGCATACGGTCGACAAGAATATCGAGGTGAAGCTCACCCATACCCGAGATGATGGTCTGGCCGGTTTCTTCGTCGGTCTGGACGCGGAACGACGGATCTTCCTGGGCCAGCTTGCCCAGCGCGATACCCATCTTCTCCTGGTCGGCCTTGGTCTTCGGCTCTACGGCGACGGAGATCACCGGCTCCGGGAAGTCCATACGCTCAAGGATGATCGGCTTCTCGATCGAGCAGAGGGTGTCACCGGTGGTGACGTCCTTCATGCCGATCAGCGCGGCGATATCGCCTGCGCGGCACTCCTTGATCTCTTCACGCTGGTTGGCGTGCATCTGCACCATCCGACCTACGCGCTCCTTCTTGCCCTTGACCGAGTTGACCACCGAGTCGCCGGAAGAAAGCACGCCCGAGTAGACGCGAGTGAAGGTCAGGGTGCCGACGAACGGGTCGGTGGCGATCTTGAAGGCCAACGCCGAGAACGGCTCGTCGTCGTCCGCATGACGCTCGTCAACCTGCTCTTCGTTGTCCGGATTGACGCCCTGGATCGCCGGAATTTCGGTCGGCGCAGGCAGGAAGTCGATCACAGCATCGAGAACCAGCGGCACACCCTTGTTCTTGAAGGACGAACCGCAGACAGCCGGAACGATCTCGCAAGCGATGGTGCGCTGACGCAGGCCAGCCTTGATCTCCTCGACAGAGAGCTCGCCCTCCTCGAGATACTTGTTCATCAGCTCTTCGTTGGCCTCAGCAGCCGCCTCGACCATGTTGGAGCGATACTCTTCGGCCATGGCCTGCAGCTCCGCCGGAATCTCTTCCTCGCGGTAGGTGGTGCCCTTGTCGTCGTCGTTCCAGTAGATAGCCTTCATCTTGATCAGATCGATCTGACCTTCGAAGTTCTCCTCGGCGCCGATCGCCAGCTGAACCGGAACCGGGGTGTGACCCAGACGCTGCTTGATCTGACCGACGACACGCAGGAAGTTGGCACCCTGACGGTCCATCTTGTTGACGTAGACGATACGCGGAACGCCGTACTTGTTGGCCTGACGCCATACAGTTTCGGACTGCGGCTCGACGCCGGACGTCCCGCAGAACACAACGACTGCACCATCGAGAACACGCAGGGAGCGCTCCACTTCGATGGTGAAGTCAACGTGACCGGGAGTATCGATGACGTTGACGCGATAGTTGTCGTATTGACCGCGCGAGCCTTGCCAGAAGGTTGTTACAGCAGCGGAAGTAATGGTGATACCGCGCTCCTGCTCCTGAACCATCCAGTCGGTGGTCGCTGCACCGTCATGCACCTCACCCATTTTGTGGCTGAGACCGGTGTAGAACAGAATCCGCTCCGTCGTGGTGGTCTTGCCCGCATCGACGTGGGCACAGATACCGATGTTACGGTAGCGGTTGATAGGGGTAGTACGGGCCACAATAAGGTCCTCGTAAAAGTTGCGCTTGATTTAGAAGCGGTAGTGCGAGAAGGCCTTGTTGGCTTCGGCCATACGGTGCACATCTTCGCGCTTCTTGACTGCAGCGCCTTTACCTTCGAAAGCATCCAGCAGCTCGCCGGCAAGGCGCAGCGCCATGGATTTCTCGCCACGCTTACGCGCGGCATCTACCAACCAGCGCATGGCCAGCGCGTTGCGACGGGAAGGACGAACTTCGACCGGAACCTGATAGGTAGCACCGCCAACACGGCGGGACTTGACTTCGACCAGCGGAGCGATGGCATCGAGTGCTTTTTCGAAGATTTCCAGGGGATCGCTGTTCTTGCGCTCCTTCACCTTGTCCAAGGCACCATAAACGATACGCTCGGCAACGGCTTTCTTGCCGCTCTCCATCACGTGATTCATGAACTTGGCCAGGATCAGACTTCCGTACTTCGGATCGTCAAGGATCTCGCGCTTGGCTGCTACACGACGTCTTGGCATTGATAAGCCCTCAAACGGTCTTCAGGTTAGCTCGGAACGGTAACTCGCAGGCTACGTCCGACCTTACTCTTATCGACACAAATAAATAGAAATGCTGCTTACTTCGGACGCTTGGCGCCGTACTTGGAACGACCCTGCTTACGGTCTTTCACGCCGGAGGTATCCAGCGAGCCGCGCACGGTGTGGTAACGCACACCCGGAAGGTCCTTTACACGACCACCACGGATCAGCACTACGCTGTGCTCTTGCAGGTTGTGGCCTTCACCGCCGATGTACGAGGCGACTTCATAGCCATTGGTCAGACGAACACGGCACACTTTACGCAGTGCGGAGTTCGGTTTCTTCGGCGTGGTGGTGTACACACGGGTGCACACGCCACGACGTTGCGGGCAGTTTTGCAGCGCAGGGACGTCGCTTTTCTCGACGACCCGCTTACGCGGCTGACGTACCAGCTGGTTGATAGTTGCCATCTACTAGCTCCACTGTTGTCTTTCGACACAAACGAAAAATGGCAGGGCACAAAGCCCCGCCAAATTAGGGGTACGAGAGTCTAAAGAGCTTCTCGCCCACCGTCAAGGCAGGTCCCGGCTTACAGCCGGGACCCAGCACTTTAGTTGCCGCTGGAGTTCAGCGCCTCGGTCAGAGCCGCTTCGACCTCATCGGCGCTCACCCGTACCGGCTTCTCGGCATCACGCTTGCGTTTACGCTCGCTGTGATAGGCCAGGCCGGTACCGGCCGGGATCAGGCGACCCACGACCACGTTTTCCTTCAGGCCGCGCAGGTAGTCGCGCTTGCCGGTTACGGCTGCCTCGGTCAGTACGCGCGTGGTCTCCTGGAAGGACGCAGCGGAAATGAACGACTCGGTCGACAGCGAGGCCTTGGTGATACCCAGCAGGACGCGCACGTACTTGGCGACGAACTTGTCCTCTTCGCTCAGACGCTCGTTCTCTTCCAGGACCTGAGTCAGCTCCATCTGGTCGCCCTTGATGAAGCTGGAATCGCCGGACTCAGTGATCTCGACCTTGCGCAGCATCTGCCGCAGGATGGTCTCGATGTGCTTGTCGTTGATCTTCACACCCTGCAAGCGGTACACGTCCTGAATCTCGTTGACGATGTACTTGGCCAGCGCACTGACGCCCAGCAGACGCAGAATATCGTGCGGGTTGCTCGGACCATCGGAGATGACTTCACCCTTGTTCACCTGCTCGCCTTCGAAGACGTTCAGGTGACGCCACTTCGGAATCAGCTCCTCATAAGGATCGCTGCCGTCTGTAGGGGTGATCACCAGGCGGCGCTTGCCCTTGGTTTCCTTGCCGAAGGAAATCGTACCGCTGATTTCCGCGAGGATCGACGGCTCCTTCGGACGACGCGCTTCGAACAGGTCGGCAACGCGCGGCAGACCACCGGTAATGTCGCGGGTCTTCGAGGTTTCCTGCGGAATACGTGCGATGACGTCACCCACATTGATCTCGGCGCCGTCAGCCACACCTACCAGAGCGTTAGCCGGCAGGAAGTACTGGGCCGGTACGTCGGTACCCGGCAACAGCAGTTCCTTGCCATTGGCGTCGACCATCTTGATCGCCGGACGGATGTCCTTGCCCGACGCTGGGCGGTCCTTCGGATCCATCACCTCGATGTTGGTCAGACCGGTCAGCTCGTCGGTCTGGCGCTTGATGGTGATGTTCTCTTCCATGCCGACGAAGGTCACGACACCCTTCATTTCGGTCACGATCGGGTGGGTGTGCGGATCCCACTTGGCAACCACGGCGCCAGCATCGACCTTGTCGCCTTCCTTGACGGAAATCACGGCACCGTATGGCAGCTTGTAGCGCTCGCGCTCACGACCGAAGTCGTCGGCCACCGCCAGCTCACCAGAACGAGATACCGCCACCAGCGCGCCGTCGGCACGCTCTACGTGCTTCAGATTATGCAGACGAATGGTGCCACCGTTCTTCACCAGCACGTTGTCGACAGCCGAGGTACGGCTCGCCGCACCACCGATGTGGAACGTCCGCATGGTCAGCTGGGTACCCGGCTCACCGATCGACTGCGCCGCGATAACGCCGACGGCCTCACCGATGTTGACCTGATGCCCGCGAGCCAGGTCACGGCCATAGCACTTGGCGCAGATGCCGTAGCGGGTCTCGCAGGAAATCGGCGAGCGCACGACCACTTCGTCGATGCTGTTCAGCTCGATGAAGTCGACCCACTGCTCGTCGACCAGCGTACCAGCCGGCACGAGTACATCATCGGTGCCCGGCTTGAGCACGTCACGCGCGATCACGCGACCGAGTACACGCTCACCCAGCGGCTCGACGACGTCGCCGCCTTCGATGTGCGGGGTCATGAACAGGCCCTGCTCGGTGCCGCAATCGACTTCGGTAACGACCAGATCCTGCGCCACGTCGACCAGACGACGGGTCAGGTAACCGGAGTTCGCAGTTTTCAGCGCGGTATCCGCCAGACCTTTACGAGCACCGTGAGTGGAGATGAAGTACTGGAGTACGTTCAGACCTTCACGGAAGTTCGCGGTGATCGGCGTCTCGATGATGGAGCCGTCCGGCTTGGCCATCAGGCCACGCATACCGGCGAGCTGGCGAATCTGGGCCGCGGAACCCCGCGCACCCGAGTCAGCCATCATGTACATCGAGTTGAAAGAATCCTGCTCGGCTTCTTTTCCTTCACGGTCGATGACCTTCTCTTTCGAGAGGTTGGCCATCATCGCCTTGGACACTTCGTCGTTGGCCTTGGACCAGAGGTCGATCACCTTGTTGTACTTCTCACCCTGGGTCACCAAGCCGGAAGCGTACTGCGATTCGATTTCCTTCACTTCCTCGGTGGCGGCATCGATGATGCGCGCCTTTTCGTCCGGGATGACGAAGTCGTTCACGCCGATCGACACGCCGGAGATGGTGGAGTAGGCAAAACCGGTGTACATCAGCTGGTCGGCGAAGATGACCGTGTCCTTCAGGCCCACCGTGCGGTAGCACAGGTTGATCAACCTGGAGATCGCCTTCTTCTTCATCGGCTGGTTGACCACGTCGAACGACATGCCTTGTGGAACGATCTGGAACAGCAGCGCACGGCCGACGGTGGTGTCGACGATGCGGGTGTTCCTGGTGATCGAACCATCCTTCTCCTTGATGGTTTCGTTGATACGCACTTTCACCCGGGCGTGCAGCGAGGCTTCGCCGGCGCGGAACACGCGGTCGACTTCCTGCAGGTCGGCGAACACCCGACCTTCACCCTTGGCATTGATCGCTTCGCGGGTCATGTAGTACAGACCCAGTACCACGTCCTGCGACGGCACGATGATCGGCTCGCCGTTGGCCGGCGAGAGGATGTTGTTGGTCGACATCATCAGCGCGCGCGCTTCCAGCTGGGCTTCCAGCGTCAGCGGCACGTGCACGGCCATCTGGTCGCCGTCGAAGTCGGCGTTGTACGCGGCGCAGACCAGCGGGTGCAGCTGGATCGCCTTGCCCTCGATGAGTACCGGCTCGAAGGCCTGGATACCCAGACGGTGCAGGGTCGGCGCGCGGTTGAGCAGCACCGGATGTTCGCGGATGACTTCGGCGAGCACGTCCCAGACCTCGGGCAGCTCACGTTCGACCATCTTCTTGGCGGCCTTGATGGTGGTGGCCATGCCGCGCATTTCCAGCTTGCCGAAGATGAACGGCTTGAACAGCTCGAGGGCCATCTTCTTCGGCAGGCCGCACTGGTGCAGACGCAGGGTCGGACCCACGGTGATCACGGAACGACCGGAATAGTCCACGCGCTTGCCGAGCAGGTTCTGACGGAAGCGGCCCTGCTTGCCCTTGATCATGTCGGCCAGGGATTTCAGCGGACGCTTGTTCGAACCGGTGATGGCACGGCCGCGACGGCCGTTGTCCAGCAGGGCGTCGACAGCTTCCTGCAGCATGCGCTTTTCGTTGCGCACGATGATGTCCGGCGCCGACAGGTCGAGCAGGCGCTTGAGACGGTTGTTGCGGTTGATCACGCGGCGATACAGATCGTTCAGATCCGAGGTCGCGAAGCGACCCCCATCCAGCGGTACCAGCGGACGCAGGTCCGGCGGCAGCACCGGCAGCACGGTCAGGATCATCCACTCCGGCAGGTTGCCCGAGCCATGGAAGGCCTCCATCAGCTTCAGGCGCTTGGAGAGCTTCTTGATCTTGGTTTCCGAGTTGGTCTGCGGAATCTCTTCGCGCAGGCGGCCGATCTCGTGCTCCAGGTCGATCTGGATCAGCAGTTCGCGCACGGCCTCGGCGCCCATGCGGGCATCGAAGTCGTCGCCGAACTCTTCCAGCGCCTCGAAGTACTGTTCGTCGTTGAGCAGCTGGCCCTTTTCCAGGGTGGTCATGCCCGGATCGATCACCACGTAGCTCTCGAAGTAGAGCACGCGCTCGATGTCACGCAGGGTCATGTCCAGCAGCAGGCCGATACGCGACGGCAGCGACTTCAGGAACCAGATGTGGGCGACCGGCGAGGCCAGTTCGATGTGCGCCATGCGCTCGCGACGGACCTTGGCCAGCGCGACTTCCACGCCACACTTCTCGCAGATCACGCCGCGGTGCTTGAGGCGCTTGTACTTGCCGCACAGGCACTCGTAGTCCTTCACCGGGCCGAAGATCTTGGCGCAGAACAGGCCGTCACGCTCCGGCTTGAAGGTACGGTAGTTGATGGTTTCCGGCTTCTTCACTTCACCGAAGGACCAGGAACGGATCATCTCGGGCGACGCCAGGGCAATCTTGATGGCATCGAACTCTTCGATTTGACCCTGGTTTTTCAACAGATTCAGCAAGTCTTTCAAGGCCTTTCCTCCTCACGGACCTGCGGCAGCCGGCTAAGGCCGGGTGCCGCGCAGGCGGTGCGTGGTTATTCGGTTTCCAGATCGATATCGATACCGAGCGAGCGGATCTCTTTGATCAACACGTTGAAGGATTCCGGCATGCCGGCCTCCATGCGGTGATCGCCGTCCACGATGTTCTTGTACATCTTGGTCCGCCCGTTCACGTCGTCCGACTTGACCGTGAGCATTTCCTGCAGGGTATAGGCGGCGCCGTAGGCCTCCAGGGCCCAGACCTCCATCTCCCCGAAGCGCTGACCACCGAACTGCGCCTTGCCGCCCAGCGGCTGCTGGGTGACCAGGCTGTAGGAGCCGGTGGAACGCGCGTGCATCTTGTCGTCGACCAGGTGGTTCAGCTTCAACATGTACATGTAGCCGACGGTGGTGGTGCGCTCGAAGGCATTGCCGGTACGACCGTCGAACAGCTGCATCTGGCCGCTTTCCGGCAGATCGGCCAGTTTCAGCATGGCCTTGATCTCGCGCTCCTTGGCACCGTCGAACACCGGGGTGGCCATCGGCACGCCCTTGCGCAGGTTGTTGGCCAGATCGAGCACTTCCTGATCGCTCAGGTCGTCCAGGCTTTCCTGACGACCGCCGATCTCGTTATAGATTTCGTGCAGGAACTTGCGCAGCTCTGCGACCTTGCGCTGCTCCTCGAGCATCAGGTTGATCTTCTCGCCCAGGCCCTTGGCCGCGAGACCCAGGTGGGTTTCGAGGATCTGCCCGACGTTCATCCGCGAGGGGACGCCCAGCGGGTTGAGCACGATGTCCACCGGCGTGCCGTTGGCGTCGTGCGGCATGTCTTCGACCGGCATGATCACCGAGACCACACCCTTGTTACCGTGACGACCGGCCATCTTGTCGCCCGGCTGGATGCGGCGCTTGATCGCCAGGTAGACCTTGACGATCTTCAGCACGCCCGGCGCCAGGTCGTCGCCTTGCTGCAGCTTGCGCTTCTTGTCTTCGAACTTGTCGTCGAGCAGCTGACGGCGGTCGGAGAGATAGGCCTGGGCCTTCTCCAGCTGCTCGTTCAGTGCATCGTCGGACATGCGCAGCTTGAACCACTGACCATGCTCGAGGCCGTCGAGAATCTCGTCGCTGATCACCGCGCCCTTCTTCAGGCCGGCACCACCCTCGGCGGTCGCGCCGACCAGGGCCGAACGCAGACGCTCGAAGGTCGCGCCCTCGACGATGCGGAATTCCTCGTTGAGGTCCTTGCGGATCTCGTCGAGCTGCATCTTCTCGATGGCCAGCGCACGGGAGTCGCGCTCGACGCCGTCACGGATGAACACCTGAACGTCGATAACGGTACCCTTGGTGCCCGTCGGCACGCGCAGGGAGGTGTCCTTCACGTCGGACGCCTTCTCACCGAAGATCGCGCGCAGCAGCTTCTCTTCCGGGGTCAGTTGGGTCTCGCCCTTCGGCGTGACCTTGCCGACCAGG
This DNA window, taken from Pseudomonas sp. FeN3W, encodes the following:
- the rplC gene encoding 50S ribosomal protein L3, translated to MTIGVVGRKCGMTRVFTEDGVSIPVTVIEIEPNRVTQFKNEESDGYRAVQVTVGERRASRVTKAQAGHFAKANVAAGRGVWEFRLDGEEFQVGDQINAEIFQAGQMVDVTGQSKGKGFAGTIKRWNFRGQDNTHGNSVSHRVPGSIGQCQTPGRVFKGKKMSGHMGAERVTVQSLEIVRVDAERNLLLVKGAVPGATGGDVLVRPAAKARG
- the rplW gene encoding 50S ribosomal protein L23 translates to MNQERVFKVLLGPHVSEKATVLADSKKQFVFKVATDATKLEIKKAVESLFDVKVAAVNTLNVQGKTKRTARGLGKRNDWKKAYIALQPGQDLDFSGSAE
- the rpsJ gene encoding 30S ribosomal protein S10: MQNQQIRIRLKAFDHRLIDQSTQEIVETAKRTGAQVRGPIPLPTRKERFTVLVSPHVNKDARDQYEIRTHKRVLDIVQPTDKTVDALMKLDLAAGVEVQISLG
- the rplD gene encoding 50S ribosomal protein L4 produces the protein MQLNVNGAQAIEVSDRTFGGEFNETLVHQAVVAYMAGGRQGSKQQKTRSDVSGGGKRPWRQKGTGRARAGTSRGPIWRGGGVTFAARPQNHEQKLNKKMYRAALRSILAELVRSERLVVVEDFAVDAPKTKVLASKLNGMGLSDVLIVSDAVDQNLYLAARNLPHVDVRDVQGSDPVSLIAYDKVLITVSAVKKFEELLG
- the rpsL gene encoding 30S ribosomal protein S12 is translated as MATINQLVRQPRKRVVEKSDVPALQNCPQRRGVCTRVYTTTPKKPNSALRKVCRVRLTNGYEVASYIGGEGHNLQEHSVVLIRGGRVKDLPGVRYHTVRGSLDTSGVKDRKQGRSKYGAKRPK
- the tuf gene encoding elongation factor Tu, yielding MAKEKFERNKPHVNVGTIGHVDHGKTTLTAALTRVCSEVFGSARVDFDKIDSAPEEKARGITINTAHVEYDSNVRHYAHVDCPGHADYVKNMITGAAQMDGAILVCSAADGPMPQTREHILLSRQVGVPYIVVFLNKADMVDDAELLELVEMEVRDLLSTYDFPGDDTPIIIGSALMALNGEDDNELGTSAVKKLVETLDTYIPEPVRAIDKPFLMPIEDVFSISGRGTVVTGRVERGIVKVQEEIEIVGLRDTTKTTCTGVEMFRKLLDEGRAGENCGVLLRGTKRDDVERGQVLAKPGTIKPHTKFEAEVYVLSKEEGGRHTPFFKGYRPQFYFRTTDVTGSCELPEGVEMVMPGDNVKMVVTLIKPIAMEDGLRFAIREGGRTVGAGVVAKIVE
- the rpsG gene encoding 30S ribosomal protein S7, producing MPRRRVAAKREILDDPKYGSLILAKFMNHVMESGKKAVAERIVYGALDKVKERKNSDPLEIFEKALDAIAPLVEVKSRRVGGATYQVPVEVRPSRRNALAMRWLVDAARKRGEKSMALRLAGELLDAFEGKGAAVKKREDVHRMAEANKAFSHYRF
- the fusA gene encoding elongation factor G codes for the protein MARTTPINRYRNIGICAHVDAGKTTTTERILFYTGLSHKMGEVHDGAATTDWMVQEQERGITITSAAVTTFWQGSRGQYDNYRVNVIDTPGHVDFTIEVERSLRVLDGAVVVFCGTSGVEPQSETVWRQANKYGVPRIVYVNKMDRQGANFLRVVGQIKQRLGHTPVPVQLAIGAEENFEGQIDLIKMKAIYWNDDDKGTTYREEEIPAELQAMAEEYRSNMVEAAAEANEELMNKYLEEGELSVEEIKAGLRQRTIACEIVPAVCGSSFKNKGVPLVLDAVIDFLPAPTEIPAIQGVNPDNEEQVDERHADDDEPFSALAFKIATDPFVGTLTFTRVYSGVLSSGDSVVNSVKGKKERVGRMVQMHANQREEIKECRAGDIAALIGMKDVTTGDTLCSIEKPIILERMDFPEPVISVAVEPKTKADQEKMGIALGKLAQEDPSFRVQTDEETGQTIISGMGELHLDILVDRMRREFNVEANIGKPQVSYRETITKDNVEIEGKFVRQSGGRGQFGHCWIRFSTPDVDEKGNITEGLVFTNEVVGGVVPKEYIPAIQKGIEEQMKNGVVAGYPLIGLKATVFDGSYHDVDSNEMAFKVAASMATKQLAGKGGGKVLEPIMKVEVVTPEDYMGDVMGDLNRRRGLIQGMEDSVSGKVIRAEVPLGEMFGYATDVRSMSQGRASYSMEFSKYAEAPANIVETLVKKQG